The following are encoded in a window of Candidatus Tectomicrobia bacterium genomic DNA:
- the thiC gene encoding phosphomethylpyrimidine synthase ThiC, translating into MAHNGKANGTKNGLSLLGENGSQKAGAFPGSHRVFVEGGRGIRVPMREIALSGGEPPVRVYDTSGPENQDVRQGLPRLREPWIRSRGPYGEAEASYKPVPGHSDPDLPMPPRRKVLRGRGNATQMHFARKGAVTPEMEFISIRENMDPEFVRSEVARGRAIIPANINHPESEPMIIGRNFLVKINANIGNSAVASSIEEEVEKMRWSTRWGADTVMDLSTGKNIHETREWILRNSPVPIGTVPIYQALEKVNGVAEDLTWEVYRDTLIEQAEQGVDYFTVHAGVLLRYIPLTAKRVTGIVSRGGSIMAKWCLAHHQESFLYTRFEEICEIMKAYDVSFSLGDGLRPGAIADANDEAQFAELDTLGELTQIAWKHDVQVMIEGPGHVPMHLIKENMDKQLAICHEAPFYTLGPLTTDIAPGYDHITSAIGAAMIGWFGTAMLCYVTPKEHLGLPDKNDVREGVIAYKIAAHAADLAKGHPGAQARDDALSKARFEFRWRDQFNLSLDPERALEYHAETLPAEGAQVAHFCSMCGPKFCSMKITQEVREYAARQGMKEAEALSAGLQEKAQEFKRAGGALYVAGEAPKG; encoded by the coding sequence ATGGCACACAACGGCAAGGCCAACGGGACGAAGAACGGCCTCTCCCTCCTCGGGGAGAACGGCTCCCAGAAGGCCGGAGCCTTCCCCGGCTCGCACAGGGTCTTCGTCGAGGGCGGCCGGGGCATCCGCGTTCCCATGCGGGAGATCGCCCTCTCGGGCGGCGAGCCGCCCGTGCGCGTCTACGACACGAGCGGCCCCGAGAATCAGGACGTCCGGCAGGGGCTGCCCCGCCTGCGGGAGCCCTGGATCCGCTCCCGGGGGCCGTACGGCGAGGCCGAGGCCTCCTACAAGCCGGTGCCCGGCCACAGCGATCCGGACCTTCCCATGCCGCCCCGGCGCAAGGTGCTGCGCGGGCGCGGCAACGCCACCCAGATGCACTTCGCCCGCAAGGGCGCCGTCACCCCGGAGATGGAGTTCATCTCCATCCGGGAGAACATGGACCCCGAGTTCGTCCGCTCCGAGGTGGCCCGGGGCCGCGCCATCATCCCGGCCAACATCAACCATCCCGAGAGCGAGCCGATGATCATCGGCCGCAACTTCCTGGTGAAGATCAACGCCAACATCGGCAACTCGGCCGTCGCCAGCTCGATCGAGGAAGAGGTCGAGAAGATGCGCTGGTCCACCCGCTGGGGCGCCGACACGGTGATGGACCTCTCGACCGGGAAGAACATCCACGAGACGCGCGAGTGGATTCTCCGCAACTCCCCCGTGCCCATCGGCACCGTCCCCATCTACCAGGCCCTGGAGAAGGTGAATGGGGTCGCCGAGGACCTCACCTGGGAAGTCTACCGCGACACCCTCATCGAACAGGCCGAGCAGGGGGTGGACTACTTCACCGTCCACGCCGGGGTGCTGCTGCGCTACATCCCGCTCACGGCCAAGCGCGTGACGGGCATCGTCTCGCGCGGCGGCTCCATCATGGCCAAGTGGTGTCTGGCCCACCACCAGGAGAGCTTCCTCTACACGCGCTTCGAGGAGATCTGCGAGATCATGAAGGCCTACGACGTCTCCTTCTCCCTGGGGGACGGCCTCAGGCCGGGCGCCATCGCGGACGCCAACGACGAGGCCCAGTTCGCCGAGCTCGATACGTTGGGCGAGCTCACGCAGATCGCCTGGAAGCACGACGTGCAGGTGATGATCGAGGGGCCGGGCCACGTGCCCATGCACCTCATCAAGGAGAACATGGACAAGCAGCTCGCCATCTGCCACGAGGCTCCCTTCTACACCCTGGGCCCCCTGACCACCGACATCGCCCCCGGCTACGACCACATCACCAGCGCCATCGGGGCGGCCATGATCGGCTGGTTCGGCACCGCCATGCTCTGCTACGTCACCCCGAAGGAGCACCTCGGCCTCCCGGACAAGAACGACGTGCGCGAGGGCGTCATCGCCTACAAGATCGCCGCCCACGCCGCCGACCTGGCCAAGGGCCACCCGGGCGCCCAGGCCCGCGACGACGCCCTGAGCAAGGCCCGCTTCGAGTTCCGCTGGCGCGACCAGTTCAACCTCTCCCTCGACCCCGAGCGGGCGCTGGAGTACCACGCCGAGACCCTGCCCGCCGAGGGCGCCCAGGTGGCCCACTTCTGCTCCATGTGCGGCCCCAAGTTCTGCTCGATGAAGATCACGCAGGAGGTGAGGGAGTACGCCGCCCGGCAGGGCATGAAGGAGGCGGAGGCCCTCTCGGCCGGCCTCCAGGAGAAGGCCCAGGAATTCAAGCGGGCGGGAGGGGCCCTCTACGTCGCCGGAGAGGCGCCGAAGGGCTAG
- a CDS encoding tetratricopeptide repeat protein, which yields MRPGSSPGPSSRALWLWAAAVFLAACLPYAGTLSHPFVHDDLTLIGTNPVVQERGRALDAFRTDYWAMRKGDEKRDRLYRPLTVLTLALNHALGGEGPAGYRLLNVLLHALASLLLLWAALRSGLGPHAAGAVALLFALHPIHTEAVNAVVARADLMAAAGVFAGMALLLGRALPPPGETGEGAAPGRKGKKSEAPAPPPARAAALGAGAGGVFLLALLSKEAGAALLLWAGGWWLWCRLAGWRRGSGAPALAAWAGLGAALLLYLAMRYAALGMWARPVPPSRLDNPLAHAGLLEQWWGALGVLGRFLNLLAWPWPLSLDYSYAQVLPGGMETALYAAAGLAAMAGWGWLAWRRREEAPWLGLGLVLFLAGYLPAANLLVPIGTVMAERTMYLPSAGFLLAAVPSMALGLARLARGDWRLPAGALAAAALLLGGLAWARNRDWADPLRLWGRAAEVSPRSARALATYGQYLNRKGRFAEAIPPLREAARIYPLYDPAWIDLGIAQMQTRHEKEAEVSLKEALRLRSDSPEAHLALGALYSGTGRLEEAQGHLERAVALAPHFAESRFNLGTLYLKLGQRKLAIAQLTAALSLEPGRGDAHHNLAIALYLERDEAGARRHAREASRLGVRLHPAMAKALGLAPAP from the coding sequence ATGCGACCCGGTTCCTCCCCCGGACCCTCCTCCCGGGCCCTGTGGCTGTGGGCGGCGGCCGTCTTCCTGGCGGCCTGCCTCCCCTACGCCGGTACGCTCTCCCATCCCTTCGTCCACGACGATCTCACCCTCATCGGCACCAACCCGGTTGTCCAGGAGCGGGGGCGCGCCCTCGATGCCTTCCGCACGGACTACTGGGCCATGCGCAAGGGAGACGAGAAGCGCGACCGCCTCTACCGGCCCCTCACCGTCCTCACTCTGGCGCTCAACCACGCCTTGGGCGGGGAGGGGCCGGCGGGCTACCGGCTTCTCAACGTCCTCCTCCACGCCCTGGCCAGCCTGCTGCTCCTCTGGGCGGCGCTGCGGTCCGGGCTGGGGCCGCACGCGGCGGGAGCGGTGGCCCTGCTCTTCGCCCTGCACCCCATCCACACCGAGGCGGTGAACGCCGTGGTGGCCCGGGCGGACCTCATGGCCGCGGCGGGCGTCTTCGCCGGGATGGCCCTCCTCCTGGGCCGGGCGCTGCCCCCGCCCGGCGAGACGGGGGAGGGCGCCGCCCCCGGGAGGAAAGGGAAAAAAAGCGAGGCCCCGGCGCCCCCTCCGGCGCGGGCCGCGGCCCTGGGCGCGGGGGCCGGGGGCGTGTTTCTCCTCGCCCTCCTCTCGAAGGAGGCGGGCGCGGCCCTGCTTCTGTGGGCGGGGGGATGGTGGCTCTGGTGCCGCCTCGCCGGGTGGAGACGGGGGAGCGGCGCGCCCGCCCTCGCCGCCTGGGCCGGGCTGGGCGCGGCCCTCCTTCTCTACCTCGCCATGCGCTATGCGGCGCTGGGGATGTGGGCGCGGCCCGTCCCGCCCTCGCGCCTCGACAATCCGCTCGCCCACGCGGGGCTTCTCGAACAGTGGTGGGGGGCGCTCGGGGTGCTAGGCCGCTTCCTCAATCTCCTCGCCTGGCCCTGGCCCCTGAGCCTGGACTACTCCTACGCCCAGGTCCTTCCGGGCGGGATGGAGACGGCCCTCTACGCGGCGGCGGGGCTTGCGGCGATGGCGGGGTGGGGCTGGCTGGCCTGGAGGCGGCGGGAGGAGGCCCCCTGGCTGGGCCTTGGCCTCGTTCTCTTCCTGGCGGGCTACCTCCCGGCGGCCAACCTCCTGGTCCCCATCGGCACCGTCATGGCCGAGCGGACGATGTACCTGCCCTCCGCCGGTTTCCTCCTCGCCGCCGTGCCCTCGATGGCGCTGGGGCTCGCGCGCCTGGCGCGGGGGGACTGGCGCCTTCCGGCGGGGGCGCTCGCGGCGGCGGCGCTTCTCCTCGGGGGCCTCGCCTGGGCGCGCAACCGGGATTGGGCCGATCCCCTCCGCCTGTGGGGGCGCGCGGCCGAGGTTTCCCCCCGGAGCGCGCGGGCGCTGGCCACCTACGGCCAGTATCTCAACCGCAAGGGCCGCTTCGCGGAGGCCATCCCCCCCTTGCGCGAGGCGGCGCGCATCTACCCCCTCTACGACCCCGCCTGGATCGACCTGGGCATCGCCCAGATGCAGACCCGCCACGAGAAGGAGGCGGAGGTCTCGCTCAAGGAGGCCCTGCGGCTCCGCTCCGACTCCCCCGAGGCCCACCTCGCGCTGGGGGCGCTCTACAGCGGGACGGGCCGGCTCGAGGAGGCTCAGGGCCACCTGGAGCGCGCGGTGGCCCTCGCCCCCCATTTCGCGGAGTCGCGCTTCAACCTCGGCACGCTCTACCTGAAGCTGGGCCAGCGGAAGCTCGCCATCGCCCAGCTCACCGCGGCTCTCTCGCTCGAGCCGGGGCGGGGGGACGCCCACCACAACCTGGCCATCGCCCTCTACCTGGAGAGGGACGAGGCCGGAGCGCGCCGGCACGCCCGGGAGGCCTCCCGCCTGGGGGTGCGCCTCCACCCGGCGATGGCCAAGGCCCTCGGGCTCGCCCCCGCGCCGTGA